In a single window of the Amycolatopsis sp. cg5 genome:
- the murJ gene encoding murein biosynthesis integral membrane protein MurJ, whose translation MPPPSAGGEPDATQFIPRIPGVPVGSRWPVADPDVLRPYDALATQVMQRVDVTLVRPGEKEPEKKAAPSLVKTSGKIAIASLISRITGFLWKLLLVAAIGAGVANDSFNVANTMPNIVFELLMGGVLASVVVPLLVRAQDEEDGGEAYTQRLITVAGVLLLVGTVIAVLAAPAFTALYVDTSGKANPALTTAFAYLLLPQIFFYGMFALLSAVLNSKNNFGPAAWAPVINNLVVIFTIVVVAILPGDISLDPVSLGDTKLLVLGVGVTAGIVAQAVMLVPPLLRSGFRFKWAWGIDKQMKEFGGLALWILGYVAVSQVGYTINTRVLTSGSEGGVTAYSNAWLLFQLPYGVIGVSLLTAIMPRLSRAAADGDHKKLVADLSYASRLSTVMLVPISAVLTIVGSSIGVALFSFGKSTPEAASRLGSALAICAFALLPYALVMLQLRVFYAMKDARTPTLIMIVMTVVKVPLLYMCQGLLDGDHIVLGAMMVNGLTFVVGAILGQVWLWVTLGNLRSKRVLGVILFTVVASGAGVGAAYVVGLLVPDSLGPILQAWVKLILQGIVGIVVSFGVLVALKVEELAPATSRFTRLIKRK comes from the coding sequence GTGCCGCCGCCCTCGGCTGGCGGCGAGCCGGACGCGACCCAGTTCATCCCGCGCATCCCCGGTGTCCCGGTCGGCTCACGCTGGCCCGTCGCCGACCCTGACGTACTGCGCCCGTACGACGCGCTGGCCACCCAGGTCATGCAGCGGGTCGACGTCACGCTGGTCCGGCCTGGGGAAAAGGAGCCGGAGAAGAAGGCGGCGCCGTCGCTGGTCAAGACCAGCGGCAAGATCGCCATCGCGTCGCTGATCAGCCGGATCACCGGCTTCCTCTGGAAGCTGCTGCTGGTCGCGGCGATCGGCGCGGGCGTCGCCAACGACTCGTTCAACGTCGCCAACACGATGCCCAACATCGTCTTCGAGCTGCTGATGGGTGGCGTGCTGGCGAGTGTCGTCGTCCCGCTGCTCGTCCGCGCACAGGACGAAGAGGACGGCGGCGAGGCCTACACGCAGCGCCTGATCACCGTCGCCGGCGTGCTGCTGCTGGTCGGCACCGTGATCGCGGTGCTCGCCGCGCCCGCGTTCACCGCGCTGTACGTCGACACCTCCGGCAAGGCCAACCCGGCGCTGACCACCGCGTTCGCCTACCTGCTGCTGCCGCAGATCTTCTTCTACGGGATGTTCGCGCTGCTCTCGGCGGTGCTGAACTCGAAGAACAACTTCGGCCCAGCCGCGTGGGCGCCGGTGATCAACAACCTGGTGGTCATCTTCACGATCGTCGTGGTGGCGATCCTGCCCGGCGACATCTCACTCGACCCGGTCTCGCTCGGCGACACGAAGCTGCTGGTGCTCGGCGTCGGCGTGACCGCCGGCATCGTCGCGCAGGCCGTGATGCTCGTGCCGCCGCTGCTGCGCTCCGGGTTCAGGTTCAAGTGGGCCTGGGGCATCGACAAGCAGATGAAGGAGTTCGGCGGGCTCGCCCTCTGGATCCTCGGCTACGTCGCGGTCAGCCAGGTCGGCTACACGATCAACACGCGCGTGCTGACCAGCGGCAGCGAGGGCGGCGTCACCGCGTACAGCAACGCGTGGCTGCTGTTCCAGCTCCCGTACGGCGTCATCGGCGTCTCGCTGCTGACCGCGATCATGCCGAGGCTCAGCCGGGCGGCCGCCGACGGCGACCACAAGAAGCTCGTCGCCGACCTCTCGTACGCCTCGCGGCTGTCGACCGTGATGCTCGTGCCGATCTCGGCGGTGCTGACCATCGTCGGCTCGTCCATCGGTGTCGCGCTGTTCAGCTTCGGCAAGAGCACGCCCGAAGCCGCGTCGCGGCTGGGCTCGGCGCTGGCGATCTGTGCGTTCGCGCTGCTGCCGTACGCGCTGGTCATGCTCCAGCTGCGGGTGTTCTACGCGATGAAGGACGCGCGCACGCCGACCCTGATCATGATCGTGATGACCGTGGTCAAGGTCCCGCTGCTGTACATGTGCCAGGGACTGCTCGACGGCGACCACATCGTGCTCGGCGCGATGATGGTCAACGGGCTGACCTTCGTGGTCGGCGCGATCCTCGGTCAGGTGTGGCTCTGGGTGACGCTCGGTAACCTCCGGAGCAAGCGCGTGCTCGGCGTGATCCTCTTCACCGTCGTCGCGAGTGGCGCCGGCGTCGGCGCGGCGTACGTCGTCGGGCTGCTCGTGCCGGACTCGCTGGGGCCGATCCTGCAGGCCTGGGTAAAGTTGATCTTGCAAGGCATCGTCGGCATCGTGGTGTCGTTCGGCGTGCTGGTGGCGCTCAAGGTCGAGGAGCTGGCGCCCGCGACTTCGAGATTCACTCGTCTGATCAAGCGCAAATAA
- a CDS encoding CCA tRNA nucleotidyltransferase produces MQNAVTELMRLSPLADELAGLFTKAGHRLYLVGGSVRDVMLGRGSHDLDFTTDARPQQVLDIVRGWADNIWEVGIAFGTVGVTKKGSLLEITTFRADSYDRVTRNPEVTFGDTIEDDLLRRDFSVNAMAIDLAAKKFVDPYDGMAALRDRVLDTPATPQESFADDPLRMLRAARFAAQLGFTPAPRVVKAMTDMAGEIDRITAERVQAELSKLMLADDPRPGLELMVDTGLAERVLPEVPGMRLAIDEHHQHKDVYQHSLTVLRQAIDLEKTHEPTSEPDLILRLAALLHDVGKPRTREFQPGGGVSFHHHEVVGAKMARKRLRELKFSKEIIEAVSQLVFLHLRFHGYGKGEWTDSAVRRYVTDAGDLLPRLHKLVRADCTTRNRRKAAALQATYDQLEERIARLREQEDLARVRPDLDGNAIMELLGIQPGPQVGQAWKFLKELRLDRGPLDHDEAVAELLKWAESNGITPPNPS; encoded by the coding sequence ATGCAGAATGCGGTGACCGAGCTGATGCGTCTCTCCCCACTGGCGGATGAACTGGCGGGCCTTTTCACCAAGGCCGGTCACCGGCTGTATCTGGTCGGCGGCAGCGTCCGCGATGTCATGCTCGGGCGTGGTTCGCACGACCTGGACTTCACCACCGACGCGCGGCCGCAGCAGGTGCTCGACATCGTGCGCGGCTGGGCGGACAACATCTGGGAAGTCGGGATCGCCTTCGGCACCGTCGGGGTGACCAAGAAGGGCTCGCTGCTCGAAATCACCACGTTCCGCGCCGACAGCTACGACCGGGTGACCCGCAATCCCGAGGTCACCTTCGGCGACACCATCGAAGACGACCTGCTCAGGCGCGACTTCTCGGTCAACGCGATGGCCATCGACTTGGCGGCGAAGAAATTTGTCGACCCCTACGACGGCATGGCCGCGTTGCGCGACCGCGTGCTCGACACGCCCGCGACGCCTCAGGAGTCCTTCGCCGACGACCCGCTGCGCATGCTGCGCGCGGCCCGGTTCGCCGCGCAGCTCGGGTTCACCCCGGCGCCGCGCGTGGTCAAGGCGATGACCGACATGGCAGGCGAGATCGACCGGATCACCGCCGAGCGCGTGCAAGCCGAGCTGTCCAAGCTGATGCTGGCCGACGACCCGAGGCCCGGCTTGGAGCTGATGGTCGACACCGGGCTGGCCGAGCGGGTGCTGCCCGAGGTGCCCGGCATGCGGCTCGCGATCGACGAGCACCATCAGCACAAGGACGTCTACCAGCACTCGCTGACCGTGCTGCGGCAGGCGATCGACCTGGAGAAGACGCACGAGCCGACCTCCGAGCCCGACCTGATCCTGCGGCTCGCCGCGCTGCTGCACGACGTCGGCAAACCGCGCACGCGCGAGTTCCAGCCGGGCGGCGGCGTGAGCTTCCACCACCACGAGGTGGTCGGCGCCAAGATGGCCCGCAAACGTTTGCGCGAGCTGAAGTTCTCGAAGGAGATCATCGAGGCCGTCTCGCAGCTGGTCTTCCTCCACCTGCGGTTCCACGGCTACGGCAAGGGCGAGTGGACCGACTCGGCCGTCCGCCGCTACGTCACCGACGCCGGTGACCTGCTCCCCCGCCTGCACAAGCTCGTCCGCGCCGACTGCACCACCCGCAACCGCCGCAAGGCCGCCGCGCTGCAGGCGACGTACGACCAGCTCGAAGAGCGCATCGCCCGGCTGCGCGAGCAGGAGGACCTCGCCCGCGTCCGCCCCGACCTCGACGGCAACGCGATCATGGAACTGCTCGGGATCCAGCCGGGTCCGCAGGTCGGCCAGGCCTGGAAGTTCCTCAAGGAGCTCCGCCTCGACCGCGGCCCGCTCGACCACGACGAAGCGGTCGCCGAGCTCCTGAAGTGGGCCGAGTCGAACGGCATCACCCCGCCTAACCCCTCGTAG
- a CDS encoding methyltransferase has translation MGHEVDALVAASAGLRLGEELTEYLRDEGERKVYDQPAAFTAFVRGGGNVELYERLSDVLAAGYDATKPDALLDVGCGDGLAVVPALDRAQHAPLRVDLVEPSEALLKDAKKGVPGAQAWQLTAQEFFARDDEQRWDAAQATFSLQSVVPEDRPSVLKAFRERATRLTIAEFDVPVYVEGTPEHLVSMVKRYERGITEYGADASLVAQGFLLPVLLGQITPSVARTNWEQPAAKWVEQLEAAGFTDVSVEPLVDYWWAPAVVIKAA, from the coding sequence ATGGGGCACGAAGTGGACGCGCTCGTCGCGGCATCGGCCGGGCTGCGGCTCGGCGAGGAACTGACCGAGTACCTGCGTGACGAAGGTGAGCGGAAGGTCTACGACCAGCCTGCCGCGTTCACGGCTTTCGTGCGGGGCGGCGGGAACGTCGAGCTGTACGAGCGGCTGAGTGACGTGCTCGCCGCCGGGTACGACGCGACGAAGCCCGACGCGCTGCTCGACGTCGGCTGTGGTGACGGGCTCGCGGTCGTTCCGGCGCTGGACCGGGCGCAGCACGCGCCGCTCAGGGTCGACCTGGTCGAGCCGTCCGAGGCGTTGCTCAAGGACGCCAAGAAGGGCGTGCCCGGCGCGCAGGCTTGGCAGTTGACCGCGCAGGAGTTCTTCGCGCGTGACGACGAGCAGCGGTGGGACGCGGCGCAGGCGACGTTCTCGCTGCAGTCGGTCGTGCCGGAGGACCGGCCGTCCGTGCTCAAGGCGTTCCGTGAGCGGGCGACGCGGCTGACGATCGCCGAGTTCGACGTGCCCGTGTACGTCGAGGGGACGCCGGAGCACCTGGTGTCGATGGTCAAGCGGTACGAACGCGGGATCACCGAGTACGGGGCCGACGCCTCGCTGGTCGCGCAGGGTTTCCTGCTGCCGGTGCTGCTCGGCCAGATCACCCCGTCGGTCGCGCGCACGAACTGGGAGCAGCCCGCCGCGAAGTGGGTCGAGCAGCTCGAAGCGGCCGGATTCACCGACGTGAGCGTCGAGCCGCTCGTGGACTACTGGTGGGCGCCTGCCGTGGTGATCAAAGCCGCGTGA
- a CDS encoding NUDIX hydrolase, with product MSGSAGRTGASKPGRRRRRQRGRRLTTVDETSAGGLVMDADRENAVLIGRLDRHGKLLWSLPKGHIEDGETVEQTAMREVKEETGISAQVIEPLGAIDYWFVADRRRVHKTVHHFLLEAVGGELSDEDVEVTEVAWFPVTDLETKLAYADERKLVRKARELFAQESPAAEGANE from the coding sequence ATGTCTGGATCGGCCGGTCGCACCGGTGCCTCGAAGCCGGGCCGCCGGCGCAGGCGCCAGCGCGGCAGGAGGCTGACGACGGTCGACGAGACCTCGGCAGGCGGGCTGGTGATGGACGCCGACCGGGAGAACGCGGTGCTGATCGGCAGGCTCGACCGGCACGGCAAACTGCTCTGGTCGCTGCCCAAGGGACACATCGAAGACGGCGAGACGGTCGAGCAGACCGCCATGCGCGAGGTGAAGGAGGAGACCGGCATTTCCGCGCAGGTCATCGAGCCGCTCGGCGCGATCGACTACTGGTTCGTCGCCGATCGCCGCCGCGTGCACAAGACCGTCCACCACTTCCTGCTCGAGGCCGTCGGCGGGGAGCTGTCCGATGAGGACGTCGAAGTCACCGAGGTAGCCTGGTTCCCGGTCACCGACCTGGAGACCAAACTCGCCTACGCCGACGAACGCAAGCTGGTCCGCAAGGCCCGTGAGCTGTTCGCGCAAGAATCCCCTGCCGCTGAGGGAGCTAACGAGTGA
- a CDS encoding TNT domain-containing protein: MRYLVEAAERPDGLYAVWGDRVFRAQRSTADGTLLLVTLPGEDVPAGFDVDWNGTQAKVVPESEASATFSLQTHCRYDDELYQVAPQAGEHELTLRWTGHDEARARELGLTDFSTTTAPENLTALWQTRHDFIETDEGRPKPGGEDQGSLLKQIGRTLVRELPTGWLRVAAQFRQVGDYAELEIRAVAEDDEGPMTVAIAAPPQLSTLFVRLRAAMYEPGTGTWFQGTFTLDSQSRFDFDYDPDTEPDWRQAPNEGGRPNQRFYVGELGNFPREQVPSWLAVHAGRPLNVTFRVAKPVDSHNEGERPVVNRPPVPPDAVRGVLDYLFRSPVVLSRPGPLPDVFSPNTPPDVPHAFHTDGTWIWPAAVPHYLRKGGIPPEPELVDHIRSQGFRPPYVSERLRATAEAHLLGQPYPPQTPDDLPSQDKLARGDEPDRDARAADLLDALHQRLAEHGVSDTAYRIGELVEGAWSLRKAEQGWEVSRPPSDEPTYFPRIEEAARFLLGTLLLYPVRAVAGAEEHDNPADWPILPLRGEPPLNFFSNKRLVVLPAGTTIQRFGNEAGNLVHPESARFVETSLAYDREREQRAYQVQRPLRVLTGITAPWNGMPGGAVAYVLPHPVGRHLESGALTRL; the protein is encoded by the coding sequence GTGCGTTACCTGGTGGAGGCCGCCGAACGTCCGGACGGTTTATACGCGGTATGGGGTGACCGCGTGTTCCGGGCTCAACGGTCGACCGCGGACGGCACGCTGCTCTTGGTCACCCTGCCGGGTGAAGATGTGCCTGCCGGCTTCGACGTCGACTGGAACGGGACCCAGGCCAAGGTCGTGCCGGAGAGCGAGGCTTCGGCGACGTTCAGCCTGCAGACCCACTGCCGGTACGACGACGAGCTCTATCAGGTGGCGCCGCAGGCAGGCGAGCACGAACTGACGCTGCGCTGGACCGGGCACGACGAGGCCAGGGCACGCGAACTCGGGCTGACCGACTTCAGCACCACCACCGCGCCGGAGAACCTGACCGCGCTGTGGCAGACGCGCCACGACTTCATCGAGACCGACGAAGGCCGCCCTAAGCCAGGCGGCGAGGACCAGGGGAGCCTGCTCAAGCAGATCGGGCGCACGCTGGTCCGCGAGCTGCCGACCGGCTGGCTGCGCGTCGCCGCCCAGTTCCGCCAGGTCGGCGACTACGCCGAGCTGGAGATCAGGGCCGTCGCCGAAGACGACGAGGGCCCGATGACGGTCGCCATCGCCGCGCCGCCGCAGCTGTCGACGCTGTTCGTGCGCCTGCGTGCGGCGATGTACGAGCCCGGCACCGGCACCTGGTTCCAGGGCACCTTCACACTCGACTCGCAGTCGCGCTTCGACTTCGACTACGACCCGGACACCGAGCCGGACTGGCGGCAGGCGCCGAACGAGGGCGGCAGGCCCAACCAGCGCTTCTACGTCGGCGAGCTGGGGAACTTCCCGCGTGAGCAGGTGCCGTCGTGGCTCGCGGTGCACGCGGGCAGGCCGCTGAACGTGACCTTCCGCGTCGCGAAGCCCGTCGACTCGCACAACGAGGGCGAGCGCCCGGTCGTCAACCGCCCGCCGGTGCCGCCGGACGCGGTCCGCGGCGTGCTCGACTACCTGTTCCGCTCGCCGGTGGTGCTGTCCAGGCCCGGCCCGCTGCCGGACGTGTTCAGCCCGAACACCCCGCCGGACGTCCCGCACGCCTTCCACACCGACGGCACCTGGATCTGGCCTGCCGCGGTGCCGCACTACCTGCGCAAGGGCGGCATCCCGCCGGAGCCGGAGCTGGTCGACCACATCCGCTCGCAGGGCTTCCGGCCGCCGTACGTCAGCGAACGCCTGCGCGCGACGGCCGAGGCCCACCTGCTCGGCCAGCCGTACCCGCCCCAGACGCCGGACGACCTGCCGTCGCAGGACAAGCTCGCCCGCGGCGACGAGCCGGACCGCGACGCCCGCGCCGCCGACCTGCTCGACGCGTTGCACCAGCGCCTGGCCGAGCACGGCGTGTCCGACACGGCCTACCGGATCGGCGAGCTGGTCGAAGGCGCCTGGTCGCTGCGCAAGGCCGAGCAGGGCTGGGAGGTCTCGCGGCCGCCGTCCGACGAGCCGACGTACTTCCCGCGCATCGAGGAAGCCGCCCGTTTCCTGCTGGGCACGCTCCTGCTGTACCCGGTCCGCGCGGTCGCCGGCGCCGAGGAGCACGACAACCCGGCCGACTGGCCGATCCTGCCGCTGCGCGGCGAGCCGCCGTTGAACTTCTTCAGCAACAAGCGGCTCGTGGTGCTGCCTGCGGGCACGACCATCCAGCGCTTCGGCAACGAGGCGGGCAACCTGGTCCACCCGGAGTCGGCCCGCTTCGTCGAGACCTCACTCGCCTACGACCGCGAGCGTGAGCAGCGCGCCTACCAGGTGCAACGCCCACTGCGCGTGCTCACCGGCATCACCGCGCCGTGGAACGGCATGCCGGGCGGCGCGGTCGCCTACGTACTGCCGCACCCGGTCGGCAGGCATCTGGAGTCGGGCGCGCTCACGCGGCTTTGA
- a CDS encoding ADP-ribosylglycohydrolase family protein, giving the protein MNLTSRFRGSLLAGAIGDALGAATEFDSIDRIREIAGPDGITDFIEAYGGIGKITDDTQMTMFTLEALLRARINGGDVVHALQMAYQRWLHTQSVPWSRARGPKNTSEEPDGWLITVAELFSRRAPGLTCFGELEAYGRTGIRSSIERPVNNSKGCGGVMRAAPIALWSDDPAEVFKLGAQSAALTHGHPSGYLSSGTFAVIVQQLLAGVPLRYAVDVSIAELVKHRMHEEQLTALEAALKLAGPPTPERVESLGQGNIGETALSMSVYVALNTGDPDTALLASVNHSGDSDSTGSVCGNLVGAMYGEEALQTSWLERLELREVIGKLADDALAEFGVGTKSDDRRVSRYPAD; this is encoded by the coding sequence ATGAACCTGACCTCCCGTTTCCGTGGCAGCCTGCTGGCGGGCGCGATCGGTGACGCGCTCGGCGCGGCCACCGAGTTCGACTCGATCGACCGCATCCGCGAGATCGCCGGGCCGGACGGCATCACCGACTTCATCGAGGCGTACGGCGGCATCGGCAAGATCACCGACGACACCCAGATGACCATGTTCACGCTGGAAGCGCTGCTGCGGGCGCGGATCAACGGCGGCGACGTGGTGCACGCGCTGCAGATGGCCTACCAACGCTGGCTCCACACCCAAAGCGTCCCGTGGAGCCGTGCGCGCGGCCCGAAGAACACCAGCGAAGAGCCCGATGGCTGGCTGATCACGGTCGCCGAGCTGTTCAGCCGCCGCGCGCCGGGGCTGACCTGCTTCGGTGAGCTGGAGGCGTACGGCAGGACGGGCATCCGGTCGTCGATCGAGCGGCCGGTGAACAACTCGAAGGGCTGCGGCGGCGTGATGCGCGCGGCGCCGATCGCGCTGTGGTCCGACGATCCGGCCGAGGTCTTCAAGCTCGGCGCGCAGAGCGCGGCGCTCACGCACGGTCACCCCAGTGGGTACCTGTCGTCCGGCACGTTCGCGGTGATCGTCCAGCAGCTGCTCGCCGGAGTTCCGCTGCGGTACGCGGTCGATGTGTCGATCGCTGAACTCGTGAAGCACCGCATGCACGAGGAGCAGTTGACCGCGCTCGAAGCGGCACTGAAACTGGCCGGGCCGCCGACCCCCGAACGGGTGGAATCCCTAGGCCAGGGCAACATTGGCGAGACAGCGTTATCAATGTCGGTGTACGTCGCGTTGAACACCGGCGACCCCGACACGGCGCTGCTCGCTTCGGTCAATCACAGCGGCGACAGCGACTCGACCGGGTCTGTCTGCGGCAACCTCGTGGGCGCGATGTACGGCGAAGAAGCGTTGCAAACCAGCTGGTTGGAGCGATTAGAGCTCCGGGAAGTCATCGGAAAACTCGCTGATGACGCGTTGGCGGAGTTCGGAGTCGGCACGAAAAGTGACGACCGGCGAGTGAGCCGGTACCCGGCCGACTAG
- a CDS encoding DUF6049 family protein produces MKRLAAICLTICFLLVQGLFGAQAAQPQPRQEPSRLRFDVEQMNPRVLTSNSTTLNISGKVTNIGDRKLSKLQVRLQFGERITTERQFTESVEGTTPTDASVSPFTDVTDVLEPGASAPLNITVPLTAFKPTKTGVFPLLVNINGVPEFGGQARLAALNMLLPVLGIPGKQAPEKQAKAAQVSILWPLTSTVPHVATWPFHNQLTLDNDQLADDLDQGGRLNSLVKAAQTIQDDSKLFNSLCFAVDPDLISIVDEMSRGYLVRTGGSPVTGRGTELAKQWLGNLRQVVNGHCMVPLPFADADLSVLSAVKNGEQADSELVTKAAAQTAVLENILKAVPVENTLWPDGPLDSATIGALTSAGVKTVITESTRVQSTEQLDAPVTLAGSDLHVQPADSLTSAALSVGDKPNNAAAKPAVSTQNGLAAIAFRAGLGQGQTNPGRLVVAPPRRWSAPLPELITMLRTLSSFTESGMVSPVALKDSLTSNPSATAESNHTSQDLATAPSADFTGTLTDIDTSITNLTSAMTVDSTAQVKPIELVTPIRDGLIRATSGAWRTAGGGIPASTGNARGELTYLTSQVGVVNPTQRFSLTSGSSPLPVTLSNDLPVAMMVQVGLNNSTGLRSPDEIAPRSIPANAKRQQLVPIEALRAGRFSVDVSLSTPAGTRLGSTAKFELSSNEYGTLTLIVTIVAGAALLLLSSRRIYRRIKESKATRV; encoded by the coding sequence GTGAAGCGGCTCGCCGCCATCTGCTTGACCATTTGTTTCTTGCTCGTCCAAGGCCTTTTCGGCGCGCAGGCCGCGCAGCCGCAGCCGCGTCAGGAGCCGAGCAGGCTCCGCTTCGACGTCGAGCAGATGAACCCCCGCGTGCTCACCTCGAACTCGACCACGCTGAACATCAGCGGCAAGGTCACCAACATCGGGGACCGCAAGCTGTCGAAACTGCAGGTCCGCCTGCAGTTCGGCGAGCGGATCACCACCGAGCGGCAGTTCACCGAGTCGGTCGAGGGCACCACGCCGACCGACGCGAGCGTCTCGCCGTTCACCGATGTCACCGACGTGCTCGAGCCGGGTGCGTCCGCCCCGCTGAACATCACGGTGCCGCTGACCGCGTTCAAGCCGACGAAGACCGGCGTGTTCCCGCTGCTGGTCAACATCAACGGCGTGCCGGAGTTCGGCGGCCAGGCCAGGCTCGCCGCGCTCAACATGCTGCTGCCCGTGCTCGGCATCCCCGGCAAGCAGGCGCCGGAGAAGCAGGCGAAGGCCGCGCAGGTGTCCATTCTCTGGCCGCTCACCAGCACCGTCCCGCATGTCGCGACCTGGCCGTTCCACAATCAGCTCACGCTCGACAACGACCAGCTGGCCGACGACCTCGATCAGGGCGGCAGGCTGAACTCGCTGGTCAAGGCCGCGCAGACGATCCAAGACGACTCGAAGTTGTTCAACTCGCTGTGCTTCGCGGTCGACCCCGACCTCATCTCGATCGTCGACGAGATGTCACGGGGCTACCTGGTCCGAACAGGCGGCAGCCCGGTCACCGGCCGCGGCACGGAGCTGGCGAAGCAGTGGCTCGGCAACCTCCGCCAGGTGGTCAACGGCCACTGCATGGTCCCGCTCCCGTTCGCCGACGCCGACCTGTCCGTGCTCTCCGCGGTCAAGAACGGCGAGCAGGCCGACAGCGAACTCGTCACCAAGGCGGCCGCCCAGACCGCGGTGCTCGAGAACATCCTCAAAGCGGTGCCCGTCGAGAACACCCTGTGGCCGGACGGCCCGCTCGACTCGGCCACGATCGGCGCACTGACCTCGGCGGGCGTCAAGACGGTCATCACCGAGTCGACCAGGGTGCAGTCCACCGAGCAGCTCGACGCCCCGGTCACCCTCGCGGGCTCCGACCTGCACGTCCAGCCCGCCGACTCGCTGACCTCGGCCGCGCTGAGCGTGGGCGACAAGCCCAACAACGCGGCGGCCAAGCCCGCTGTCTCCACGCAGAACGGGCTCGCCGCGATCGCCTTCCGCGCCGGTCTCGGCCAGGGCCAGACGAACCCCGGCCGTCTCGTCGTCGCGCCGCCGCGCCGCTGGAGCGCGCCGCTGCCCGAGCTGATCACCATGCTGCGGACGCTCAGCAGCTTCACCGAGAGCGGCATGGTCTCGCCGGTCGCGCTCAAGGACTCGCTCACCTCGAACCCGTCGGCCACCGCGGAGTCGAACCACACCTCGCAGGACCTGGCGACGGCACCGTCCGCCGACTTCACCGGCACGCTGACCGACATCGACACCTCGATCACCAACCTCACCTCGGCGATGACGGTCGACTCGACCGCGCAGGTGAAGCCGATCGAGCTGGTCACCCCCATCCGTGACGGGCTGATCCGCGCCACCTCGGGCGCCTGGCGCACGGCGGGCGGCGGGATACCGGCCTCGACCGGCAACGCGCGCGGTGAGCTGACGTACCTCACCAGCCAGGTCGGGGTCGTCAACCCGACCCAGCGGTTCTCGCTGACCTCTGGCTCGTCGCCGCTGCCGGTGACGCTGTCCAACGATCTGCCGGTCGCGATGATGGTCCAGGTCGGCCTCAACAACAGCACCGGCCTGCGCTCGCCCGACGAGATCGCGCCGCGGTCCATCCCGGCCAACGCCAAGCGGCAGCAGCTCGTGCCGATCGAAGCGCTGCGCGCGGGCCGGTTCAGCGTCGACGTCTCGCTGAGCACCCCGGCGGGCACCAGGCTCGGCAGCACGGCGAAGTTCGAGCTCAGCTCCAACGAATACGGCACGCTCACGCTGATCGTCACCATCGTCGCGGGCGCGGCTCTACTCCTGTTGTCTTCGCGCCGCATCTATCGGAGGATCAAAGAGAGCAAGGCCACTAGGGTTTGA